The Terriglobales bacterium region CCATAGGCGCGAATGATCATCGCCGCCTTTTCCACCTGCCGCGGATCGTCGGCCTCGACGATGTCCACCACGTCGAATCGCCCCAGGGTGGCAAAGCTCTGCTTCCAAACCACGCCTTTGCACTCCTTGGCGATCCGGGACGAGACCGCC contains the following coding sequences:
- a CDS encoding GYD domain-containing protein, with the translated sequence MSTYVILSRISPDAFRDPKDFKKLAEAVSSRIAKECKGVVWKQSFATLGRFDVVDIVEADDPRQVEKAAMIIRAYGHSTTETLAATPWKQFLANL